In the genome of Polaribacter sp. MED152, one region contains:
- the arsS gene encoding arsenosugar biosynthesis radical SAM (seleno)protein ArsS (Some members of this family are selenoproteins.), whose translation MATKSLKARNNDIANTSRQMEILSNGIFADGELPTFAKKIKETNQFPLRPKKLEILQINLGYMCNQVCEHCHVDAGPDRKEIMTVETMQQCLDIIKKTEAHTLDLTGGAPEMNPNFRWFVEEASKAGIKDFIVRSNLTIIRANKKYYDLPEFFKKHNVHVVSSMPHWTRGKTDKQRGDGVFDKSIKALQELNAVGYGMPGSDLKLDLVYNPSGAFLPGDQQALENDFKKALKEEFNIDFHSLFAITNLPISRFLDYLIASDNYEDYMYALVDAYNPAAVENVMCTNTLSISWDGWLYDCDFNQMLNLKVANKVKHVSDYNEELLQDRNIIINQHCYGCTAGAGSSCQGVVA comes from the coding sequence ATGGCTACAAAATCATTAAAAGCAAGAAATAACGATATCGCAAATACCTCTCGTCAAATGGAAATTCTTTCAAACGGAATTTTCGCAGACGGTGAGTTGCCAACCTTTGCAAAAAAAATAAAAGAAACCAATCAATTTCCTTTACGTCCAAAAAAATTAGAAATTCTTCAAATTAACTTAGGCTACATGTGTAACCAAGTTTGTGAGCACTGTCATGTAGATGCAGGTCCAGACCGAAAGGAAATTATGACTGTAGAAACCATGCAGCAATGTTTGGATATTATAAAAAAAACAGAAGCCCACACTTTAGATTTAACTGGTGGTGCCCCTGAAATGAATCCTAATTTTAGATGGTTTGTAGAAGAAGCATCTAAAGCCGGAATTAAAGATTTTATTGTGCGTTCTAATTTAACCATTATTAGAGCCAATAAAAAATATTACGATTTACCTGAATTCTTTAAAAAACACAATGTACATGTGGTTTCTTCAATGCCTCATTGGACTCGTGGAAAAACAGACAAACAAAGAGGTGATGGTGTTTTTGATAAATCTATCAAAGCATTGCAAGAACTAAATGCTGTTGGTTATGGTATGCCTGGTTCTGATTTAAAATTAGACTTGGTTTACAATCCTTCAGGAGCATTTTTACCTGGAGATCAACAAGCCCTAGAAAACGATTTTAAGAAAGCCTTAAAAGAGGAATTCAATATCGATTTTCATAGTTTGTTTGCCATCACAAATTTACCAATCAGTAGATTTTTAGATTATTTAATTGCTTCAGACAATTATGAAGATTATATGTATGCTTTAGTAGACGCTTATAATCCTGCAGCTGTAGAGAATGTAATGTGTACAAATACATTATCTATTAGTTGGGATGGTTGGTTATATGATTGTGACTTTAACCAGATGCTAAATTTAAAAGTAGCCAATAAAGTAAAGCATGTTTCTGATTATAATGAAGAATTGTTACAAGACAGAAACATTATTATAAACCAACATTGCTATGGTTGTACTGCAGGTGCAGGTAGTAGTTGTCAAGGTGTAGTTGCATAA
- a CDS encoding DUF2064 domain-containing protein: protein MIQNTAILIFANSAEKDAERKSFLSADAIAALNKDTLKKVKKSGITYFHFSEKNQVGANFGERFSNAIASVFKKGYQNIITIGNDTPHLKTSHILKAAHQLEHNHLVLGPSKDGGFYLMGIKKAHFNKKAFVKLPWQTKLLNAYISKLSAGSNSSIAYLELLNDLDVQEDIATILESRFYINKEVLLILKKLFIFNKATFYHLEKSIESFLQPLYYNKGSPSLAV, encoded by the coding sequence TTGATTCAAAATACTGCCATATTAATTTTTGCAAATTCAGCTGAAAAAGATGCTGAAAGAAAATCGTTTCTTTCTGCTGATGCTATTGCTGCATTAAATAAAGACACTTTAAAGAAGGTTAAGAAATCTGGAATTACGTATTTCCATTTTTCTGAAAAAAATCAAGTTGGCGCTAATTTTGGTGAGCGTTTTTCTAATGCAATTGCTTCCGTTTTTAAGAAAGGATATCAGAATATAATTACCATTGGTAATGATACTCCTCATTTAAAAACAAGCCATATTCTCAAAGCTGCTCATCAGCTAGAACATAACCATTTAGTTTTAGGACCTTCTAAAGATGGTGGTTTTTACTTAATGGGAATCAAAAAAGCACATTTCAATAAAAAAGCTTTTGTAAAATTACCTTGGCAAACAAAGTTGTTAAACGCTTACATTTCTAAACTTTCTGCTGGCAGTAATAGTTCTATTGCTTACCTAGAGCTTTTGAATGATTTAGATGTACAAGAAGATATTGCCACAATTTTAGAAAGTCGTTTTTATATTAATAAAGAAGTACTTCTAATTTTAAAAAAGCTTTTCATTTTTAATAAAGCTACTTTTTATCATCTAGAAAAAAGTATTGAATCTTTTCTGCAACCTTTATATTACAATAAAGGCTCACCTAGCCTTGCTGTTTAG